A genomic stretch from Telopea speciosissima isolate NSW1024214 ecotype Mountain lineage chromosome 7, Tspe_v1, whole genome shotgun sequence includes:
- the LOC122668774 gene encoding uncharacterized protein LOC122668774, with product MKLHTIRIANPLLYGIAVGEGFIARKIPINPACFRCGESLETIGHTLLTCPFARAVWFGSSLSQLTSMPTSNKISDWLQCWNPIFSSDKKLAQARFSLASFLLWFIWKAHNDLIFNNKQWSPQQVISMAEKAHQEFSSVVCKPPSVSVEVEERNFPSSLSWTPPNEPFLKINCDAAWVKNSGKGGLGIIIRDNRGFLYMLFLQVPP from the coding sequence ATGAAACTGCACACAATCCGTATAGCAAACCCACTCCTCTATGGAATTGCGGTTGGAGAAGGTTTCATAGCCAGGAAAATTCCTATTAATCCGGCTTGCTTCAGATGTGGGGAAAGTTTGGAAACAATTGGTCACACGCTCCTTACATGTCCCTTTGCTAGAGCCGTTTGGTTTGGCTCATCCTTATCTCAGTTAACCTCTATGCCTACTTCCAATAAGATAAGCGATTGGTTGCAGTGCTGGAATCCTATTTTCAGCAGTGATAAAAAGCTGGCTCAAGCTCGATTCTCCCTGGCCTCTTTCCTACTTTGGTTCATTTGGAAGGCTCATAACGATTTGATTTTCAACAATAAGCAATGGTCACCACAGCAAGTTATTTCCATGGCTGAGAAAGCTCATCAAGAATTCTCTTCGGTGGTTTGCAAACCTCCCTCAGTCTCTGTTGAAGTTGAAGAGCGAaattttccttcctccctttcttGGACTCCCCCTAATGAGCCTTTCCTTAAAATCAATTGTGATGCAGCATGGGTTAAAAATTCTGGTAAAGGAGGTTTAGGGATCATCATCAGGGATAATCGGGGATTCTTATACATGCTTTTTCTTCAGGTACCTCCGTGA